The proteins below come from a single Drosophila teissieri strain GT53w chromosome 3L, Prin_Dtei_1.1, whole genome shotgun sequence genomic window:
- the LOC122616370 gene encoding uncharacterized protein LOC122616370 has translation MNITSTVCWCNIWDRNTIVNVGPDVLCLRNGNAIKFVHMHTKAVSFFKAETVSTGLSISCFAGHNRFPLFAFAEVVLRPNIYIYRYPDMAKFSSISPHMVSYTDIRFSELDLLIAVGGYPDYCLCVFNYRTGTLVLEQSTNVPTVERGIVISFTSLPSIIQLNKRDMTIVCYEICTVEKESFLYKVAEVELGKKFLRSLDRCLTFGEDNTLYATNDFGHLLSVDVACFALKPQWQPTSDPDSEGDVEIMPRPHGLTYHRSGFLIWNSSTAYYVRKKAGVFKLEWEFEGRLNEVVRFLSNNNGEIYAERRPGSIDQVVVDASGTVSLQNVVPTGKPVITFRVVQGLKDECVCVLHDEGVAMMDLAKGHTLCEVAVPGATAMCNHRTLALVVVGTLDASIVLIHFERAGLPHVLCDLKMETAAVVGIEFNDSWVVFQDQLKMLHVVQVDNRPHKLTHYFEMNPPELAQVFIHTYLLADGPRLMVFINRDHSMKRPGFATELWLYNWGKDKRLHRREYILPKEYGFFCVQPPVGRWALIEIVATEYNNLNFDQFSLNEKDELQWIASTKSGHFSYILGAGMTKHLVTWSLGGILVHFKQHKRAKKPFMICRFLNLGMQTEYILRVKECFNSKYLIILLANKSMRVTRLPSLADFVRENLALKLPTEEGIPCYIEQITHKVHMFVPLSQRQEVKEEYTRADLMKRDKLIASIKDFAAKVTALIDYDISKTGKTQGIFKKFCFHYRWLDALTEEAHKLCALERESLERAIADQSRIRDWILRLVTREAVSINYRVRSIFADANFESFSVRRKVEMSEFDKYRFYDLEDHLRVSLGSLEEEEPPAAAPGGHGPPPAIEDGEVGEEETVEVVRGLRELKPFVVQGTSIYEHIMAPVFQLQDKNLVTSNQLFNYNCKIRYYLNDPLKQEFNKLFHEAQQLKQDTIDSVVNTNQVLTKIYDNMNIMLRLLNMDQFKPPELTVPSLAQDEVIKRIMEVDDSEVKAVNRRKPKTIDTGGKKGRLLLWSKEFWARALVVMMDGVLEKLWEEEIKKDIPEPEFMQKKEPHEFNLEEQKIFRAYEEAVRLLELDRRKYLRILHENEEKTLALKASQILKLNQRVAELMILKLKYDFALKQGQIRMLTLEKINFGRVQLRKRFSMFRKDIDKLNDYMTRYGNLLDFYDKAFLDVKTRLEAQQTRDRAVERQFRSQFLPLVPHATHEMTKLFKKRPKLPGKIFNSVLICMEASNKLSGKPSHRTPFPLPDDVQEFLNYLAEFDQPKQCPPQVDPKSWDAFVKLRRQKTESELRLKGIGYQLLDSQALLGVLNKDLTALKESKVLTQRNSEESIQTYLEKMRNMTIQLTLTMGQVEVSVMGQFTKLSNTVLMHVDDINDVNRQIQEAGNKKIKAMQRVAVFRRQVIFKEWEHKLYKANIAYLKYMLDAIEKCKVSMEFLNILRNWEKVKTERQKYIAGAIERVIEQKILVFKKNIERVNIQIDAVKAQTLEIKRSSHAIDFKIERIKVDVTFQNTLRDTMMEDKRDREQRERMSQIKSHRQLMENVRRNYAHVLELQTILELLRLRTYPTLGPPLPQCHPPVPEHILSSVP, from the exons ATGAATATAACATCAACAGTTTG TTGGTGCAACATTTGGGACAGAAACACCATCGTGAATGTGGGTCCCGATGTCCTGTGCCTGCGGAATGGCAACGCCATCAAGTTCGTCCACATGCACACGAAGGCAGTTAGTTTCTTCAAGGCGGAGACGGTGTCCACGGGTCTGAGTATCAGTTGCTTTGCTGGCCACAACCGTTTTCCGCTGTTCGCCTTTGCCGAGGTCGTCCTGAGGCCCAATATCTATATATACCGCTACCCGGATATGGCCAAGTTCAGCTCCATTTCCC CTCACATGGTAAGCTATACGGACATCCGTTTTTCGGAGCTGGATCTTCTGATCGCCGTGGGCGGCTATCCTGACTATTGCCTCTGCGTCTTCAACTACCGCACTGGAACTTTGGTCCTGGAGCAGTCCACCAATGTGCCCACAGTGGAACGTGGCATTGTGATCAGCTTCACCAGCCTGCCCAGCATCATTCAGTTGAACAAGCGGGACATGACCATCGTTTGCTACGAGATCTGCACCGTTGAAAAGGAGTCCTTCCTGTACAAAGTGGCCGAGGTGGAGCTGGGCAAAAAGTTTCTGAGGTCCCTCGACCGATGCCTCACCTTCGGCGAGGACAACACCCTGTACGCCACCAACGACTTTGGCCATCTGCTGTCAGTGGATGTGGCCTGTTTCGCCCTGAAGCCCCAATGGCAGCCCACATCCGATCCCGATTCCGAGGGCGATGTGGAAATAATGCCCCGCCCCCACGGCCTGACCTATCACAGATCCGGATTCCTCATCTGGAACAGCTCGACTGCATATTATGTGAGGAAGAAGGCGGGTGTCTTCAAG CTCGAGTGGGAGTTTGAGGGCCGCTTAAACGAGGTGGTCCGCTTcctgagcaacaacaacggcgaaATCTACGCCGAGCGCCGCCCTGGAAGCATTGACCAGGTGGTGGTGGACGCCAGTGGGACGGTGTCGCTGCAGAACGTGGTGCCCACGGGAAAGCCGGTGATTACCTTTCGAGTGGTGCAGGGACTCAAGGACGAGTGCGTTTGCGTGCTGCACGATGAAGGAGTGGCCATGATGGACCTGGCCAAGGGTCACACCCTGTGCGAGGTGGCCGTTCCGGGAGCGACGGCCATGTGCAACCATCGCACACTGGCCCTGGTGGTCGTGGGCACTTTGGATGCCAGCATCGTGTTGATCCACTTCGAGCGGGCCGGTTTGCCGCATGTGCTGTGCGATCTTAAGATGGAGACAGCGGCGGTGGTGGGCATAGAATTCAACGACAGCTGGGTGGTGTTCCAGGATCAGCTGAAGATGCTGCACGTTGTGCAGGTGGACAACAGGCCGCACAAGTTGACGCATTACTTTGAGATGAATCCGCCGGAATTGGCTCAGGTATTCATCCACACCTACCTGCTGGCCGACGGACCCCGCCTGATGGTCTTCATCAATCGGGATCATAGCATGAAGCGTCCTGGCTTCGCCACCGAGCTCTGGCTTTACAATTGGGGCAAGGACAAGCGTCTCCATAGGCGGGAGTATATCCTGCCGAAGGAATACGGCTTCTTCTGCGTCCAGCCGCCGGTGGGAAGATGGGCACTGATCGAGATCGTGGCCACCGAGTACAACAACTTGAACTTTGACCAGTTCTCGTTGAACGAGAAGGATGAACTGCAGTGGATCGCCTCCACCAAGTCGGGGCATTTCAGCTATATTCTCGGTGCTGGCATGACCAAGCATTTGGTCACCTGGAGTCTTGGCGGTATCCTGGTTCACTTCAAGCAGCACAAGCGGGCCAAGAAACCGTTCATGATCTGCCGGTTTCTCAACTTGGGCATGCAAACGGAGTACATACTGCGGGTGAAGGAGTGCTTTAATTCGAA ATACCTCATTATCCTGTTGGCCAACAAGAGCATGCGAGTAACGCGGCTGCCTTCTCTGGCGGACTTTGTTCGCGAAAACTTGGCCTTGAAATTGCCCACGGAGGAGGGCATTCCCTGTTACATAGAGCAGATAACGCACAAGGTGCACATGTTTGTGCCACTGAGTCAGCGGCAGGAGGTCAAGGAGGAGTACACCAGGGCGGATCTGATGAAGCGCGATAAGCTGATTGCCAGCATCAAGGACTTTGCCGCCAAGGTGACGGCGCTAATCGACTACGACATCTCCAAGACGGGCAAGACGCAAGGCATCTTCAAGAAGTTCTGCTTCCACTATCGCTGGCTGGATGCTCTCACGGAGGAGGCCCATAAACTGTGTGCCCTGGAACGCGAATCGCTGGAACGGGCCATTGCAGATCAGTCGAGGATTCGCGACTGGATACTGCGCCTGGTCACCCGTGAGGCGGTGAGCATTAACTATCGTGTTCGCTCCATTTTCGCCGATGCCAACTTCGAGAGCTTCTCCGTGCGGAGGAAAGTGGAGATGTCAGAGTTTGATAAGTACCGATTCTACGACCTGGAGGACCACTTACGCGTCTCGCTGGGCTCattggaggaggaggagcctcCAGCTGCGGCCCCTGGCGGTCATGGTCCGCCTCCTGCCATCGAGGATGGTGAGGTGGGTGAGGAGGAGACCGTGGAAGTCGTGAGAGGATTGCGCGAGCTCAAGCCATTTGTGGTGCAGGGAACCAGCATCTACGAGCACATCATGGCACCTGTCTTTCAGTTGCAGGACAAGAACCTGGTGACCTCAAACCAGTTGTTCAACTACAACTGCAAAATCCGTTACTATCTCAACGATCCGCTCAAACAGGAGTTCAACAAACTCTTCCACGAGGCGCAGCAACTCAAGCAGGACACCATCGACAGCGTGGTGAACACTAACCAGGTGCTCACCAAGATCTACGACAATATGAACATTATGCTGCGTCTGCTCAACATGGATCAGTTCAAGCCACCTGAACTCACGGTTCCGTCGCTAGCGCAGGATGAGGTAATCAAGCGGATCATGGAGGTGGACGACTCCGAGGTGAAGGCAGTGAACCGGCGAAAGCCCAAGACCATCGACACTGGCGGCAAGAAGGGCAGACTGCTTCTGTGGAGCAAAGAGTTCTGGGCTCGGGCCCTCGTGGTGATGATGGACGGGGTGCTGGAGAAACTGTGGGAGGAGGAGATCAAGAAGGACATCCCGGAGCCGGAGTTCATGCAGAAGAAGGAGCCGCACGAGTTCAATCTCGAGGAGCAGAAGATATTCCGCGCCTACGAGGAGGCAGTTCGTCTCCTGGAACTGGACCGCCGCAAATACCTGCGAATCCTGCATGAGAACGAAGAGAAAACGTTGGCTCTCAAGGCCTCCCAGATCCTGAAGCTCAACCAGCGCGTAGCCGAACTGATGATCTTGAAGCTGAAGTATGACTTTGCCCTCAAACAGGGGCAGATACGCATGCTCACCCTCGAAAAGATCAATTTCGGAAGGGTTCAACTGCGAAAGCGCTTCAGCATGTTCCGCAAGGACATCGACAAGTTGAACGACTATATGACTAGGTATGGCAACCTACTCGATTTCTATGACAAGGCTTTTCTCGATGTGAAAACGCGGCTGGAGGCTCAGCAGACCCGCGATCGAGCCGTCGAACGGCAGTTCCGCAGTCAATTTTTGCCTTTGGTGCCACATGCCACCCACGAGATGACGAAGCTCTTCAAGAAGCGACCCAAGCTGCCTGGCAAGATCTTTAACTCGGTACTCATCTGCATGGAGGCCTCGAACAAGCTGAGCGGAAAGCCCAGTCATCGCACTCCCTTTCCCCTGCCCGACGATGTCCAGGAGTTCCTCAACTATCTGGCCGAGTTCGATCAACCAAAACAGTGTCCGCCGCAAGTGGATCCCAAGTCCTGGGACGCCTTCGTCAAGTTGCGTCGCCAGAAGACTGAGAGCGAGTTGCGACTGAAGGGCATTGGCTACCAGCTGCTCGACAGCCAAGCCCTCCTGGGTGTCCTCAACAAGGACCTCACGGCCCTCAAGGAGTCCAAGGTCCTGACTCAGCGTAATTCCGAAGAGAGCATTCAAACATAC CTAGAAAAGATGCGAAACATGACCATCCAGTTGACCCTCACAATGGGTCAAGTTGAGGTCTCGGTTATGGGTCAGTTCACAAAGCTCTCCAACACGGTTCTCATGCATGTGGATGACATCAACGATGTGAATCGCCAGATTCAG GAAGCTGGAAATAAGAAGATTAAAGCCATGCAAAGAGTGGCAGTATTCAGGCGTCAGGTGATCTTCAAGGAATGGGAACACAAGCTGTACAAGGCCAACATAGCGTACCTGAAATACATGCTGGATGCCATTGAGAAATGCAAAGTTTCCATGGAGTTTCTTAACATCCTTCGCAATTGGGAAAAGGTCAAGACGGAGCGGCAGAAGTATATAGCCGGAGCTATCGAACGAGTGATTGAACAAAAGATATTGGTATTCAAGAAAAACATCGAGCGTGT CAACATTCAAATCGACGCGGTGAAAGCACAGACCTTGGAGATAAAGCGCAGCAGCCACGCCATCGATTTCAAAATCGAGCGTATCAAGGTGGACGTCACTTTCCAAAACACATTGCGAGATACGATGATGGAGGACAAGCGGGATCGTGAGCAGCGGGAGCG AATGTCGCAGATTAAGTCCCATCGGCAGCTCATGGAGAACGTCCGCCGCAACTACGCCCATGTGCTGGAGCTGCAGACGATACTGGAGCTACTGCGTCTGCGAACCTACCCCACATTGGGGCCACCTCTGCCCCAGTGTCATCCGCCGGTGCCGGAGCACATCCTCAGTTCGGTGCCCTAG
- the LOC122617505 gene encoding neuropeptide-like 2, whose product MAKIAVALFLFALFAVAMAARVAREEPAAAVDPLEQFKTEISNAIKKLQDLDGEKFKAFLSDGIGSIQQGLTKVNEAIQQKPASA is encoded by the exons atgGCCAAGATCGCAGTTGCCCTCTTTCTGTTCGCCCTGTTCGCC GTGGCTATGGCCGCTCGCGTCGCCCGTGAAGAGCCCGCTGCCGCCGTCGATCCTCTGGAGCAATTCAAGACGGAGATTAGCAATGCCATCAAAAAACTGCAGGACCTGGACGGAGAGAAGTTTAAG GCGTTCCTTTCGGACGGTATTGGCAGCATCCAGCAAGGCTTGACCAAAGTAAACGAGGCAATCCAGCAGAAACCAGCTTCCGCCTAA